Proteins encoded in a region of the Chryseobacterium piperi genome:
- a CDS encoding S8 family serine peptidase has product MKKVLLAAIFLAGFNSAFAQEAQGKSVDPKENKDLMTWYHKDFGTTKVYGINTENAYKYLESKGLKPKTVVVGVLDSGVQVDHPGLIKNIWTNPNEVPNNGKDDDGNGYIDDVHGWNFIGGKNGDVDIDNMEVTRVVAKYKPIFEGDDSTKNKANQAKMPEEFAMYMKSKDLFAKKSIEGKQNLQQYTMINDLIPNMIKLLGGKSVTSENIAAIKAPTEQRDAIALQILTQLSESPEFKGKSSADFEAAMKKEMKGAIDHFAPQAKQYDLSYDTRAEIVGDNYDDYSEKSYGNNHYQGPDAEHGTHVAGIIAGLPQGKEVQYGVASRVAKIMSVRTVPNGDERDKDVANAIRYAVDNGAKVLNMSFGKPVSPGKNVVWDAFKYAEDKGVLLVKAAGNENEDVAEHLAYPTNFKNSADEKPFVNNVIVVGASTNKNNELRASFSNFNKKMVNVFAPGEEIYSTVPTNEYEYLQGTSMASPVVAGAAAVLLAYMPNLKPDQIIESLVKSSNPSTDEFGNFSQAGGVIDLKRAAEYAYTHFYDGKSAGIKKATKSIKKAVKK; this is encoded by the coding sequence ATGAAAAAGGTATTATTAGCTGCTATTTTTTTAGCAGGCTTTAATTCTGCTTTTGCACAGGAAGCACAAGGAAAGAGCGTTGACCCAAAAGAGAATAAAGATCTGATGACCTGGTATCATAAAGATTTTGGAACTACAAAAGTATATGGTATCAATACTGAAAATGCATATAAATATCTGGAATCTAAAGGCCTGAAGCCTAAAACGGTTGTTGTAGGTGTTTTAGATAGTGGAGTACAGGTTGATCATCCCGGATTAATCAAAAATATCTGGACGAACCCCAATGAGGTTCCCAATAATGGAAAAGATGATGATGGGAACGGATATATCGATGATGTTCACGGATGGAATTTCATCGGAGGGAAAAATGGAGATGTAGATATCGATAATATGGAGGTGACTAGAGTAGTCGCTAAATACAAGCCGATATTTGAAGGGGATGATTCTACTAAGAATAAAGCCAATCAGGCAAAAATGCCTGAGGAATTTGCGATGTACATGAAATCCAAAGATCTTTTTGCAAAGAAAAGTATTGAAGGAAAGCAAAATCTGCAGCAATATACTATGATTAATGATCTGATCCCTAATATGATTAAACTTTTAGGAGGGAAATCGGTAACTTCTGAAAACATTGCTGCTATCAAGGCTCCAACGGAGCAGAGAGACGCTATTGCTCTTCAGATTTTAACCCAGCTTTCCGAAAGCCCTGAATTTAAGGGAAAATCTTCTGCAGACTTTGAAGCAGCTATGAAGAAGGAAATGAAAGGGGCGATCGATCATTTTGCACCACAGGCTAAACAATATGATTTAAGCTATGATACAAGAGCTGAGATTGTAGGTGATAACTATGATGATTACTCAGAAAAGAGTTATGGAAATAACCATTACCAGGGACCGGATGCGGAACATGGTACTCACGTAGCGGGTATTATTGCAGGTTTACCACAAGGGAAAGAAGTTCAATATGGGGTAGCTTCGAGAGTAGCTAAAATTATGTCTGTAAGAACGGTTCCTAATGGAGATGAAAGAGATAAGGATGTAGCCAACGCAATCAGATATGCAGTGGATAATGGTGCTAAAGTCTTAAATATGAGCTTTGGTAAACCGGTTTCTCCAGGTAAAAATGTAGTTTGGGATGCATTTAAATATGCTGAAGATAAAGGAGTTCTTCTGGTAAAAGCTGCGGGAAATGAAAATGAAGACGTTGCAGAGCATCTTGCATATCCTACCAACTTTAAAAACAGTGCAGATGAAAAACCATTCGTAAACAATGTTATTGTTGTAGGAGCAAGTACCAATAAAAATAATGAGCTGAGAGCAAGCTTCTCTAACTTCAATAAGAAAATGGTGAACGTTTTTGCTCCGGGAGAAGAAATTTACTCTACAGTACCAACAAATGAGTATGAATATCTTCAGGGAACTTCTATGGCATCTCCTGTTGTAGCAGGTGCAGCAGCTGTTTTATTAGCATACATGCCGAACTTAAAACCAGATCAGATTATTGAATCATTGGTAAAGTCTAGCAATCCGAGTACTGATGAATTTGGAAATTTTTCACAGGCTGGAGGAGTTATAGACCTTAAAAGAGCTGCGGAATATGCTTACACTCATTTCTATGATGGGAAATCTGCAGGAATAAAAAAAGCTACGAAATCCATAAAAAAGGCTGTTAAAAAATAG
- a CDS encoding WbqC family protein, whose protein sequence is MNMKNVLLPVFYLPPISWFSVFTNTENEVTLEQFENFPKQTYRNRANIYGANGKLSLIIPINHNGKREIKDIEVSYREDWRKLHWKSIKTAYQGSPYFEFYEDKLIRLFELKEKHLLDFNLKGLEILQQVLKTEKAYSLNKEYIRNPDEVNFREKFSAKLPSEFDMEEYYQTFSDKLGFLSDLSILDLICNKGPESLTYIKNIKQSY, encoded by the coding sequence ATGAATATGAAGAATGTATTATTACCGGTGTTTTATTTACCACCGATTTCATGGTTTTCAGTTTTTACGAATACTGAGAATGAAGTTACTTTAGAGCAATTTGAAAATTTTCCTAAACAAACTTATAGAAATAGGGCCAATATTTATGGGGCAAATGGAAAACTTTCATTAATAATTCCTATTAATCATAACGGGAAAAGAGAAATTAAAGATATAGAAGTCTCTTATAGAGAGGATTGGAGAAAGCTTCATTGGAAATCTATTAAAACAGCCTATCAGGGCTCTCCTTATTTTGAGTTTTATGAAGACAAATTAATCAGGCTGTTTGAGCTGAAGGAAAAACATCTTTTAGATTTTAATCTTAAGGGGCTTGAGATTCTCCAGCAAGTTTTAAAAACAGAAAAGGCATACTCTTTGAATAAAGAATATATCAGAAATCCCGATGAAGTTAACTTTAGAGAAAAATTTTCTGCAAAATTACCTTCCGAATTTGATATGGAAGAATATTATCAGACTTTCTCAGATAAATTAGGATTTTTAAGCGACTTATCGATTCTGGATCTGATTTGTAACAAAGGACCTGAATCTTTGACTTATATAAAAAATATTAAACAATCATATTAA